One Bradyrhizobium sp. ISRA464 genomic window carries:
- a CDS encoding DUF6119 family protein encodes MSKSRSFSIYLLKDGFDATNTLKDDHVLEEGVDAAHLPENATLFVLDGEPREPWWKSYFGMTMPLTQVSKGALICLTVGDRCFALSFGHVAHNLKDTSYEYDFGLRVTLNSVDPKKLKSTDVLEPGAARRQRTQVPVDSDLTYFDFDRDSAILKSLTGKVKDEHEELFKHATGASNLRISSAVTSDGLTELCEKLQELYESDAFKITFPDIQNIAPIRDPVVVKQLDAKLLAALREKSGDLYLTIPAMVDYHDNVFSSFSGAGASLIYDDVFIDRYYDYLESNNKTAGDISLGDLTKHTLRLTDEDGNPHQRFPIFNCLIFDTTLNGGSETFHLCEGNWYRIENEYVAKLKTYLDPLYADLALPPYNHDGEGAYNEAVAAGDPAIVCLDKGNIAAPGQTQIEPCDLYTVTDGHCIFNHVKISTLSAQLSHLFNQGTNAIELLKLDPESVDRLKAGIEEKAAEGTAQQLLQPLDDQKFHVVFGIVTHKDKQLMSDNLPLFSRISLMRNMKALQVMSVRASFGFIEDISPKNQGRKKKRKNNAEGEAG; translated from the coding sequence GTGAGTAAGAGCAGATCGTTTTCAATTTATCTGCTGAAGGACGGATTCGACGCTACCAACACTCTGAAAGACGATCATGTTCTCGAAGAGGGTGTCGACGCCGCGCACCTGCCTGAGAACGCGACGCTGTTTGTACTCGACGGTGAGCCACGTGAGCCGTGGTGGAAGTCTTACTTTGGGATGACCATGCCGCTCACTCAAGTCAGCAAGGGAGCGCTGATTTGTCTAACGGTCGGAGATCGCTGTTTTGCCCTCTCCTTCGGTCATGTGGCCCATAACCTCAAGGATACGAGCTATGAATACGATTTCGGTTTGCGTGTCACGCTCAACAGCGTTGATCCGAAAAAGCTGAAGAGCACCGATGTGCTTGAACCCGGAGCCGCGCGGCGGCAACGCACCCAGGTGCCCGTTGATTCCGATCTTACCTATTTCGACTTCGACCGCGACAGTGCAATCCTCAAGAGCCTTACCGGCAAGGTGAAAGACGAGCACGAAGAATTGTTCAAACACGCGACGGGGGCGAGTAATTTGCGCATCAGTTCAGCAGTCACCTCCGATGGACTGACGGAGCTCTGCGAGAAGCTTCAGGAACTCTATGAAAGCGACGCTTTCAAGATTACATTTCCGGACATTCAAAACATCGCGCCGATTCGTGATCCTGTTGTGGTGAAACAACTTGATGCCAAACTTCTGGCGGCGCTGCGTGAGAAAAGTGGTGATCTCTATCTAACTATTCCGGCCATGGTCGATTACCATGACAACGTTTTCTCTTCGTTTTCCGGCGCTGGCGCGAGCCTGATCTATGATGATGTCTTCATCGACCGCTATTACGATTATCTTGAATCGAACAATAAGACGGCTGGGGACATTAGCCTCGGCGATCTGACGAAGCATACCCTCCGCCTTACGGATGAAGATGGCAATCCTCATCAACGCTTTCCGATCTTCAATTGCCTGATCTTCGATACCACCCTGAACGGTGGTTCTGAAACTTTCCATCTATGCGAAGGCAACTGGTACAGGATCGAGAACGAGTATGTCGCAAAACTCAAGACATATCTCGACCCGCTCTACGCTGATCTCGCGCTGCCGCCCTACAACCACGATGGCGAGGGCGCCTACAACGAAGCGGTTGCCGCGGGCGATCCCGCAATCGTGTGCCTCGATAAGGGCAATATAGCCGCGCCGGGGCAGACGCAGATCGAGCCGTGCGATCTCTATACGGTTACGGACGGCCATTGCATCTTCAATCATGTAAAAATTTCGACGCTATCGGCGCAGCTCAGCCATCTGTTCAATCAGGGAACAAACGCTATTGAGCTGCTCAAGCTCGATCCGGAATCTGTTGACCGGCTCAAGGCGGGGATTGAGGAAAAGGCGGCCGAGGGAACGGCGCAACAGTTACTCCAACCGCTGGATGACCAGAAATTCCATGTCGTCTTTGGAATTGTGACCCATAAGGATAAACAGCTCATGTCCGACAACTTGCCGCTCTTTTCCCGCATAAGCCTGATGCGCAACATGAAGGCACTGCAGGTTATGAGCGTCCGCGCCAGCTTTGGATTCATCGAAGACATTTCGCCGAAAAACCAGGGCAGGAAAAAGAAGCGCAAGAACAATGCCGAAGGCGAGGCCGGTTGA